The Tindallia californiensis genome segment TCCGCGCGGAGGCTTTGCATTAGCATTGCCCCCCGAGGAGATAACTTTTCTGGATATCTATGAAATAATTGAAGGACCCGCTGTTATTGAAGGTTGCCCTAATCACCGAAAGACCTGTCCCTTTAAAAATTGTATTTTCAAAGGGATTCCTGAAAGAATGAATCGTCAATTTCTTGATTACTTAGAGAAACATCGTCTTTCTGATTTTATTGATTCTCGAAAAAAAATAAATCAAGATCATCAAGTTGTCTAGATTTCAGACCATATGATCTGGATTTCTTTACCTTGATTAAGGTATTTCAACACCTTAATGCTCGTTATAAATTAAGCTCGATTTATCGACAACTCATGTTGTCATAAAAATATATGATTAAAAATTAAGGAGGAAGAAAAATGAGTATGTTTTGTTATCAGTGTCAGGAAACATCAAAAAACAAAGCTTGTGAAGTGGTCGGTGTATGTGGAAAAAAAGAAGATGTCTCGAATTTACAGGACCTTTTAATGTATGTTGTGAAAGGTATTTCTCAAGTTGTCCAGAAGAAAGGGCTTAATGTAAAAAATCTACACACTGTCAATCAGGAAGTTTTTACAAGTATTTTTATGACAATTACAAACGCGAATTTTGACAAAGTAGCTTTCGAAAAGCAAATAACTAAAATGATAACACTTCGTAATCAGCTTATACAAGATAAAAGTGCCGATGAACTTCATGATGCTGCAACTTTCACGGTGTCAACCATTGAAGAAATGAATAAAAAAGCTTCCAGCCCTGAAGTTGGTATCTTAGCA includes the following:
- a CDS encoding RrF2 family transcriptional regulator, whose protein sequence is MAGVFHLSEMLSLALHSMVYIATSDDEYINVKQIAASTGASEAHLSKVLQRLSKGRIIHSVRGPRGGFALALPPEEITFLDIYEIIEGPAVIEGCPNHRKTCPFKNCIFKGIPERMNRQFLDYLEKHRLSDFIDSRKKINQDHQVV